In Halomarina salina, one DNA window encodes the following:
- the lipA gene encoding lipoyl synthase, translated as MSTMSYRRKPDWLKMRPPSGQRYTEIKQTLRDHDLHTVCEEANCPNLGECWSGRDGPGTATFMLLGDRCSRGCNFCDVKTGGMEALDPDEPANVAEAVTEIGLEYVVLTSVDRDDLADGGSAHFAETIREIKRRDPTTLVEVLIPDFGGDREAVRRIVEAGPDVVAHNVETVERLQWPVRDRRATYDQSLAVLEQVTEESDIYTKTSLMLGVGEYDHEVYQTLSDLREADVDVVTFGQYLQPSRSHLEVSEYVHPDKFDVWKRVAEEEFDVLYCASGPMVRSSYKAGELFVEALVRDGASVEEARTVARAGSSD; from the coding sequence CTGTCGACCATGAGCTACCGGCGCAAACCCGACTGGCTGAAGATGCGGCCTCCGTCGGGGCAGCGCTACACCGAGATCAAGCAGACGCTCAGGGACCACGACCTCCACACGGTCTGTGAGGAGGCCAACTGCCCGAACCTCGGCGAGTGCTGGTCGGGTCGCGACGGGCCGGGGACGGCCACGTTCATGCTGCTGGGCGACCGCTGCTCTCGGGGCTGTAACTTCTGCGACGTGAAGACCGGCGGGATGGAGGCGCTCGACCCCGACGAACCCGCCAACGTCGCCGAGGCGGTCACCGAGATCGGACTGGAGTACGTCGTCCTCACGAGCGTGGACCGCGACGACTTAGCGGACGGTGGGTCGGCGCACTTCGCCGAGACCATCCGAGAGATAAAGCGCCGCGACCCCACCACCCTGGTCGAGGTGCTCATCCCCGACTTCGGCGGCGACCGGGAGGCCGTCCGCCGCATCGTCGAGGCCGGGCCGGACGTCGTCGCGCACAACGTCGAGACCGTCGAGCGGCTCCAGTGGCCGGTCAGAGACCGCAGGGCGACGTACGACCAGTCGCTGGCCGTGCTCGAACAGGTGACCGAGGAGTCCGACATCTACACGAAGACGTCGCTGATGCTCGGCGTCGGCGAGTACGACCACGAGGTGTACCAGACGCTCTCGGACCTGCGCGAGGCCGACGTGGACGTGGTGACGTTCGGTCAGTACCTCCAGCCCTCGCGCTCGCACCTCGAAGTGTCGGAGTACGTCCACCCCGACAAGTTCGACGTCTGGAAGCGGGTGGCCGAGGAGGAGTTCGACGTGCTGTACTGCGCGTCTGGACCGATGGTCCGCTCGTCGTACAAGGCGGGCGAACTGTTCGTCGAGGCGCTGGTCCGCGACGGCGCGAGCGTCGAGGAGGCCCGCACGGTCGCCCGCGCCGGGTCGAGCGACTGA